A single Oncorhynchus kisutch isolate 150728-3 linkage group LG19, Okis_V2, whole genome shotgun sequence DNA region contains:
- the LOC109910333 gene encoding zinc finger protein RFP-like: MTTSSSLLSEEQFLCSVCLDVFTEPVSIPCGHNYCKACISGYWDTSDMCQCPLCKEIFYREPALRVNTTFREIVENFKEMRVRGKDESPAKPGDVSCDFCTEMKLKALKSCLVCQTSYCETHLEPHQRVPALKRHKLINPVENLEDRMCKKHDRPLELFCRSDQTCVCQFCTETDHKTHDTVPLEEAYGERKVELGKTETEVQQMIQERLKKVQEIKHSVDLSQKDAEREISDSVQVFTALVRSIERSQTELIEVIEEKQKAAERQAEGLIKDLEQEITELKRRSTELEQLSHTEDHLHLLQSCPSLCTPPPTKDWSRISVHSDMCVGTVRRAVSQLEETILSEVKMLCDAELKKIQQYAVDVTLDPDTAHNGLIMSEDGKRVKHGDRKQHLPDYPERFNYFVCVLGKEDLSSGRFYYEVMVKGKTKWDLGVVRESINRKGDISVSAGNGCWTLCLRNGEYNVRAKASVLLSLREKPQKVGVFVDYEEGQVSFYDVEARSHIYSFTGCTFTEKLYPFFNPCLNDGGKNSAPLIISPVNDGLSLSLKHS; this comes from the coding sequence ATGACCACCTCCAGCAGTCTCCTGTCTGAAGAGCAGTTCctgtgctctgtctgtctggatgtgttcACTGAGCCAGTCTCTATTCCATGTGGACACAACTACTGCAAGGCCTGTATCAGTGGATACTGGGATACCAGTGACATGTGCCAGTGTCCATTATGTAAGGAGATTTTCTACAGAGAACCTGCGCTTCGTGTCAACACAACGTTCAGAGAGATTGTGGAGAATTTTAAGGAGATGAGAGTCAGAGGTAAAGATGAGTCCCCTGCCAAGCCTGGAGACGTGTCCTGTGACTTCTGCACTGAGATGAAGCTCAAGGCCCTGAAGTCCTGTCTGGTGTGTCAGACCTCTTACTGTGAGACTCACCTGGAGCCTCATCAGAGAGTCCCAGCCTTAAAGAGACACAAGCTGATCAACCCTGTGGAGAACCTGGAAGACAGGATGTGTAAGAAGCACGACAGACCTCTAGAGCTGTTCTGTAGGAGTGACCAGACTTGTGTGTGTCAATTCTGTACTGAGACAGACCACAAGACTCATGACACTGTCCCTCTAGAGGAAGCGTATGGAGAGAGGAAGGTTGAACTGGGGAAGACTGAGACAGAAGTGCAGCAGATGATCCAGGAGAGACTGAAGAAGGTTCAGGAGATCAAACATTCAGTAGATCTGAGTCAGAAAGATGCAGAGAGGGAGATATCAGACAGTGTACAGGTCTTCACTGCTCTGGTTCGCTCCATTGAGAGAAGCCAGACTGAGCTCATTGAGGTGATTGAGGAGAAGCAGAaagcagcagagaggcaggctgaAGGGCTCATTAAAGACCTGGAGCAGGAAATCACTGAGCtaaagaggagaagcactgagctggagcagctctcacacactgaggaccacctccacctcctacaGAGCTGTCCATCCCTCTGCACCCCTCCACCCACCAAGGACTGGTCTAgaatcagtgttcacagtgataTGTGTGTGGGGACTGTGAGGAGAGCTGTGTCTCAATTGGAGGAGACAATTTTAAGTGAAGTGAAGATGTTGTGTGATGCTGAGTTGAAGAAGATTCAGCAGTATGCAGTAGATGTGACTCTGGACCCTGATACAGCACATAATGGTCTCATCATGTCTGAGGATGGGAAAAGGGTGAAACATGGAGATCGAAAACAACATCTCCCAGACTACCCAGAGAGGTTCAATTATTTTGTCTGTGTATTGGGAAAGGAGGACTTGTCCTCAGGTAGATTTTACTATGAGGTGATGGTTAAGGGAAAGACTAAGTGGGATTTAGGAGTGGTCAGAGAGTCCATCAACAGGAAGGGGGATATCTCAGTGAGCGCTGGGAATGGATGCTGGACTCTGTGCCTGAGGAATGGAGAATACAACGTTCGTGCTAAAGCCAGTGTCCTGCTTTCCCTGAGAGAGAAGCCCCAGAAGGTGGGGGTGTTTGTGGATTATGAGGAGGGTCAGGTCTCCTTTTAtgatgtggaggccaggtctcaTATCTACTCTTTCACTGGCTGCACCTTCACTGAGAAACTATATCCATTCTTCAATCCATGTCTTAATGATGGTGGTAAAAACTCTGCCCCTCTGATCATCTCTCCTGTCAATGACGGACTGAGTTTATCCTTAAAGCATAGTTGA